In Pseudomonadota bacterium, one DNA window encodes the following:
- a CDS encoding Do family serine endopeptidase, whose protein sequence is MNRKLFSFVLATVLMLSAMGSATAGAIPRDVSLAPLVKEVSPAVVNISTQGTVSIRQHPMADDPMFRRFFPDQPTERETGSLGSGVIVDADEGLILTNHHVVENADEITVQLVDGREYEAELVGSDGESDVAVLKIDGERLSDLNIGDSEGMEVGDYVLALGNPFGLGHTVTSGIVSAKGRNGLNIEAYEDFIQTDAAINRGNSGGALINLQGELIGINTAILGPGGGNAGIGFAIPSAMAAAVMDQILEFGEVTRGLLGITGSPVNSVIAEFYELEDVRGAVVTDVSEDSGAEKAGVKVDDVILAVDGEEIANFQDLRNVIGLRRPGEAVELSIVRNGKARKINAILGSRESIQVARAEPESNDALRGVRLTEIPSDHPLSGEVEGVMVEQVARGSSAQRQGLQPGDIITAVNKKAIDSMSDFNRLLGSTDRYLLKVQRGAGIFLVVLS, encoded by the coding sequence ATGAACCGAAAGCTTTTTTCCTTTGTGCTGGCAACCGTGCTGATGCTCAGCGCGATGGGCAGCGCCACCGCCGGCGCCATCCCCCGGGACGTGTCCCTGGCACCGCTGGTGAAGGAGGTGTCTCCCGCCGTGGTCAATATTTCCACCCAGGGCACCGTGTCGATCCGACAGCATCCGATGGCCGACGATCCGATGTTCCGGCGCTTCTTCCCCGATCAGCCGACGGAACGCGAGACCGGCAGCCTGGGCTCCGGCGTGATTGTCGACGCTGACGAAGGCCTGATCCTCACCAACCACCACGTGGTGGAGAACGCCGATGAGATCACCGTCCAGCTCGTCGACGGGCGTGAATACGAAGCTGAGCTGGTCGGCTCAGACGGAGAGAGCGACGTGGCCGTGCTGAAGATAGACGGCGAGCGTTTGTCGGACCTCAATATCGGTGACTCCGAAGGCATGGAGGTCGGCGACTACGTGCTGGCGCTCGGCAACCCCTTTGGCCTGGGTCACACGGTGACGTCTGGCATTGTGAGCGCCAAGGGCCGGAACGGGCTCAACATCGAAGCCTACGAAGACTTTATTCAGACCGACGCAGCGATCAACCGCGGCAACTCGGGCGGCGCCCTGATCAATCTGCAGGGTGAGCTGATCGGGATCAACACGGCGATTCTGGGCCCCGGCGGCGGCAACGCCGGCATCGGCTTTGCGATTCCAAGCGCCATGGCGGCCGCCGTCATGGACCAGATTCTGGAGTTTGGTGAGGTCACGCGTGGCCTGCTGGGTATTACCGGCAGCCCGGTGAACTCGGTCATCGCCGAGTTTTATGAGCTGGAAGACGTGCGCGGCGCCGTCGTCACGGACGTCAGCGAAGACTCCGGCGCCGAAAAGGCCGGGGTGAAGGTGGACGACGTGATCCTGGCCGTCGACGGCGAGGAGATCGCCAACTTCCAGGATCTGCGCAACGTCATTGGCCTGCGCCGGCCCGGCGAAGCGGTGGAGCTGAGCATTGTCCGCAACGGCAAGGCGCGCAAGATCAACGCCATCCTGGGTTCCCGCGAGTCGATTCAGGTCGCCCGCGCTGAGCCGGAAAGCAACGACGCGCTGCGCGGCGTTCGCCTGACCGAGATCCCCTCGGATCACCCGCTGTCCGGTGAGGTCGAAGGCGTGATGGTTGAGCAGGTGGCGCGAGGCTCCTCCGCCCAGCGCCAGGGTCTGCAGCCGGGCGATATCATCACCGCAGTGAACAAAAAGGCCATCGATTCGATGTCCGACTTCAATCGGCTGCTCGGCTCAACCGACCGGTACCTACTCAAGGTGCAGCGGGGCGCCGGCATCTTCCTGGTGGTGCTGAGCTAA
- a CDS encoding SDR family NAD(P)-dependent oxidoreductase, giving the protein MLTVTLWRDNFRPAADHLAGRVVLLTGATGSIGQAVAQGVAGCGATLIIAARDVKAAEKLYDLITGHGWPEPIIYPVDLAGATLADYEQMAGAIKAEVGALDAVTHVAADFAGLKPLEQAGAEAWERTLTANLSAAQWINQAVLPLLRESDQPRIVFTLDDLHRVSRAYWGAYGVGKAALAALAAMTASELEGYGIKVNAVSPPPTASNLRSRAYVGENPAELHTPEALVPAYLYLLGSHDRLITGEAIHFES; this is encoded by the coding sequence TTGCTCACCGTAACGCTTTGGCGCGATAACTTCCGACCCGCCGCTGACCACCTGGCAGGGCGCGTTGTGCTGCTGACCGGCGCCACCGGCAGCATCGGCCAGGCGGTGGCCCAGGGTGTTGCCGGCTGCGGCGCAACGCTCATTATTGCGGCCCGCGACGTGAAGGCCGCGGAAAAGCTCTACGACCTGATCACCGGCCACGGCTGGCCGGAGCCGATCATCTACCCGGTGGACCTCGCCGGCGCCACGCTGGCGGACTACGAACAGATGGCGGGCGCCATCAAAGCGGAGGTCGGCGCGCTCGATGCGGTCACTCACGTTGCAGCGGACTTTGCCGGCCTCAAGCCGCTGGAGCAGGCCGGCGCGGAGGCCTGGGAGCGAACCCTCACGGCGAATCTCTCAGCCGCGCAGTGGATCAACCAGGCGGTCCTGCCGCTCCTGCGCGAGTCCGATCAGCCCAGAATCGTCTTTACGCTGGACGACCTGCACCGGGTTTCTCGAGCCTACTGGGGCGCCTACGGCGTCGGCAAAGCCGCGCTGGCCGCCCTGGCGGCGATGACCGCCAGTGAACTTGAGGGGTATGGCATCAAGGTCAACGCCGTCTCGCCGCCGCCGACCGCCAGCAATCTTCGAAGCCGCGCCTACGTCGGGGAAAACCCTGCCGAACTGCACACGCCAGAGGCGCTGGTTCCCGCGTATCTTTATCTCCTGGGCAGCCACGACAGGCTGATCACCGGTGAAGCAATCCACTTTGAGAGCTAA
- a CDS encoding pseudouridine synthase translates to MTTPPNAPEGAATGPRIQKVLAGAGLGSRRQLEQAIANGEVMVDGLAAKPGDRLAAGNAVSYAGLHYRVVPEAESQGRVLMYNKPEGVVSTRRDPEGRRTVFDKLPEARKGRWVSIGRLDINTTGLLLITTDGELANAMMHPSHGVDREYACRVQGEVTDEMLTRLRSGVMLDDGEARFSDIVDSGGSGENHWYHVVLMEGRQREVRRLWEAVGVRVSRLKRVRYGAVLLPSRLKVGRVEELSAADVRVLREDVGLSSRMAATLTLKRQQRAPRPSKQKKVSKTRQQRRR, encoded by the coding sequence CACCGGCCCGCGCATCCAGAAAGTGCTCGCCGGCGCCGGGCTCGGATCTCGGCGTCAGCTCGAGCAGGCGATCGCTAACGGTGAGGTGATGGTGGACGGGCTGGCGGCTAAACCCGGCGATCGGCTGGCCGCCGGCAACGCCGTGAGCTACGCCGGCCTGCACTACCGCGTTGTCCCGGAGGCCGAGAGCCAGGGGCGCGTTCTCATGTACAACAAGCCGGAAGGCGTAGTGAGCACCCGGCGCGACCCGGAAGGACGGCGCACCGTGTTCGACAAGCTTCCGGAAGCCCGCAAAGGCCGCTGGGTCAGCATCGGCCGGCTCGATATCAACACCACCGGGCTGCTCCTCATCACCACCGACGGGGAGCTCGCCAACGCGATGATGCACCCCTCCCACGGGGTTGATCGGGAATACGCCTGCCGGGTCCAGGGTGAGGTCACCGACGAAATGCTCACCCGGCTGAGGTCCGGCGTCATGCTCGACGACGGGGAGGCCCGCTTCAGCGACATTGTCGACAGCGGCGGCAGCGGGGAAAACCACTGGTATCACGTCGTGCTGATGGAGGGGCGCCAGCGGGAAGTTCGGCGGCTCTGGGAAGCGGTTGGCGTCCGGGTCAGCCGCCTTAAGCGGGTTCGCTACGGCGCGGTGCTGCTGCCGTCGAGGCTGAAGGTCGGGCGGGTTGAAGAGCTCTCGGCGGCCGACGTGCGGGTGCTGCGCGAAGACGTGGGCCTGAGCAGCCGCATGGCCGCCACGCTGACGCTGAAACGCCAGCAGCGGGCACCGAGGCCGTCTAAGCAGAAAAAAGTATCGAAGACCCGGCAACAGCGCCGACGGTGA